A genome region from Leguminivora glycinivorella isolate SPB_JAAS2020 chromosome 13, LegGlyc_1.1, whole genome shotgun sequence includes the following:
- the LOC125232642 gene encoding probable G-protein coupled receptor Mth-like 5, with protein sequence MRNIIVFALLILPHKLLAEVGETDLNDLSEQQNSVLINKCCEHDQIVVNSVCRLAKDYNQTVWTPQFKTEDGKKAQVKYSRYIHGYPDCETTQHRAIFYFNSLKKSEDELILLPDGRLLHIIHHEPSADSVKEDPLMRLQGSIVIPSEQQQASYTYVQNKYCMDKILMANSTNTGEYALICIPDVKNWTDVDFIIKKIVNPLFHAVSMTLYLIVAIIYFVLPTLRDLAGNIITTINMCLIVSQAADMVRIFTEFSNHISFMVTDILLYISLLGAFFWLNSFGFYIWKTFKSRNVFLRVTDVRKYCYYSSVVWSSVVLMAVMAIGAHFLLDTGNKLNQFSSSVLVDDKEQETIGWLGIAIFFTPVAFTIIFNIIFYVTTLKVIKRINIYGRIHYKLKGCFDLFLQMFLIMTIAWLFLLLSWLNFNGLLYAHVFVNLIQAILIFYVCVVRQAHVTFLLKKSCCYAEPVPTGEWGDEMTHMNGNYNY encoded by the exons ATGAGAAATATAATAGTATTCGCGTTGTTGATATTGCCGCATAAACTACTTGCCGAAGTCGGGGAAACGGATCTCAACGATTTGTCGGAACAGCAGAATTCCGttttaataaacaaatgttGTGAACATGACCAGATCGTAGTGAATTCTGTGTGCAGATTAGCCAAAGATTACAATCAAA CTGTATGGACACCGCAATTTAAAACGGAAGATGGAAAAAAAGCACAAGTCAAATACTCCCGATACATCCATGGCTACCCGGACTGCGAAACAACACAACACCGAGCTATATTCTACTTcaacagtttaaaaaaatctgaagATGA ATTAATCTTATTGCCAGATGGCCGTCTCTTGCACATCATCCACCATGAACCAAGTGCTGACAGTGTGAAGGAAGACCCATTGATGAGGTTACAGGGGAGCATTGTTATTCCCAGCGAACAGCAACAAGCCTCTTACACTTATGTACAAAACAAATACTGCATGGATAAG ATACTCATGGCAAACTCTACAAATACTGGAGAATATGCTTTAATATGCATACCGGATGTTAAAAACTGGACTGATGTGGACTTCATAATCAAGAAGATAGTCAATCCATTATTCCATGCCGTCTCTATGACCCTGTACCTAATCGTGGCCATCATATACTTTGTACTTCCAACGCTGAGAGATTTAGCGGGGAATATTATAACAACGATAAATATGTGCCTTATAGTTAGCCAAGCTGCGGACATGGTCAGGATATTTACTGAATTTAGCAATCATATCAGCTTCATGGTCACTG aTATTCTTTTATATATCAGTCTGTTGGGCGCATTCTTTTGGCTAAACAGCTTTGGATTCTACATCTGGAAGACTTTCAA ATCCCGAAACGTATTCCTCCGAGTGACGGACGTCCGGAAATACTGTTACTACTCATCAGTAGTATGGTCAAGCGTGGTGCTGATGGCAGTTATGGCTATCGGGGCACATTTCTTGCTCGACACGGGGAACAAGCTCAACCAGTTCTCATCTTCAGTTCTAGTGGATGATAAAGAACAAGAGACTATCG GATGGCTTGGGATCGCTATATTCTTCACCCCGGTGGCATTCACAATAATTTTcaacataatattttatgttaCAACTCTCAAAGTTATTAAAAGGATAAATATCTACGGGAGGATTCATTACAAACTTAAAGGATG TTTCGACCTATTCCTCCAAATGTTCCTCATAATGACCATAGCCTGGCTCTTCCTGCTTCTATCCTGGCTCAACTTCAACGGCCTACTCTACGCACACGTGTTCGTTAACCTGATACAAGCCATACTAATATTCTACGTGTGTGTGGTGAGGCAAGCTCATGTCACCTTCTTGTTGAAGAAGAGTTGTTGCTACGCAGAGCCCGTGCCTACGGGGGAGTGGGGCGATGAGATGACGCATATGAatggtaattataattattga